In one Bartonella grahamii subsp. shimonis genomic region, the following are encoded:
- a CDS encoding helix-turn-helix transcriptional regulator: MQTPNLNIDLFVGKKIRFRRKMLKMSQKTLGHHLGVTFQQIQKYEKGLNRVSAGRLKEISDILDVPIAFFYADIITKKHTPYHHDEIASSKEEYLLLKSFRILTSVKQKAILKLIADQN; this comes from the coding sequence ATGCAAACTCCAAATCTTAATATTGATCTTTTTGTAGGCAAAAAAATTCGCTTTAGGCGAAAAATGCTCAAAATGTCTCAAAAAACATTAGGGCATCATTTAGGTGTCACTTTCCAACAAATCCAAAAGTATGAAAAAGGCTTAAACCGTGTGAGCGCAGGACGTTTAAAGGAAATTTCCGATATATTGGATGTCCCTATTGCCTTTTTTTACGCTGATATCATCACAAAAAAACACACCCCGTATCATCATGATGAAATCGCCTCGAGCAAAGAGGAATATTTGCTTTTAAAAAGTTTTAGAATTCTTACATCTGTCAAACAAAAAGCAATTTTAAAATTAATTGCTGATCAAAATTAA
- a CDS encoding EexN family lipoprotein, whose protein sequence is MGCEKIYSVEDFKKDAKLREEWGKKCFLSGQAVKESKNCQNVLQADTEMFFSPKLFYRSWSRVLTVMHLNSKV, encoded by the coding sequence GTGGGGTGTGAAAAAATCTATAGTGTGGAAGATTTTAAGAAAGATGCAAAATTAAGGGAAGAATGGGGAAAGAAGTGTTTTCTTTCAGGACAAGCTGTTAAGGAATCTAAAAATTGTCAAAATGTCTTACAAGCAGATACTGAAATGTTTTTCTCGCCAAAGCTATTCTACAGATCGTGGTCACGCGTTTTAACAGTCATGCATCTCAACAGTAAAGTATGA